A region of the Chlamydiifrater phoenicopteri genome:
GTTCAAAAAGAGAAAGCATTAGTGAGATCCTCTTTTCTCCAGAGAGAAAGGAGGATCCATTAATGAAAAAAATTTTTGACAGGTATAATTACAGACAAAAAAACCAAAAAGATTTTCCAGACAGCCTTCCTTTTGGATTTCGATTCTTAGACGAGAATGTTTCTATTTTATCTGAAGGAAATTATGTAATTTTAGCAGCAAGACCCTCTGTAGGTAAAACGGCGTTTTCTATAAATCTAGCAACATTTTTGTCCCATCAAAAAAAAATTCCAGTTGGATTTATTTCTCTTGAAATGTCAAAAGACCAAATTGCGGAGAGAATCTTGTCCAATCTAAGCTCTATTCCAAGTGAGTCTCTAAGAAGAGGAAATTTTGATAGAGTTTCTTTAGAAAAATTAGAAAAAGTTAGCGAAGAGTTGAGAACCACACCTATTTACGTTTTGGGCGATAATTGTTCCACAATTAACTCTTTGTTAGATCAAGCGAGAAGGCTGAAAGAAGATTTTGGTGTAAAGATTATATTTATTGATTACATACAGTTAGTTCGATCTGGATCCAAGTTTGAAAACAGACAAAATGAAGTTGCTGATGTGTCTAGACAAATAAGAATTTTATCCTCTGAGTTGAAACTCCCCATAGTTTGCCTATCTCAACTTTCCAGAAGAATCGAAGAAAGAGGTAATAAGAGACCTATTATATCAGATCTTAGAGACAGTGGTCAGATAGAGCAAGATGCAGACTCTGTACTTTTTCTTCACAAAAAAGAATGTTATGAAAACAGAGATATTCGTAAGACGCTCATTGAATTAATTCTATCAAAAAACAGACACGGCCCAGTTTTATCTGGGCTTTTGAATTTCGATGTAACAACAGGAATTTTCTACGAGAAAAATGAAAAATGGTGAAAAACCAAGTTATAAAAAGCTCTCTTCATCTTGAAAACCAAAAGTTCGGAAGAAAACCGATTCTTCTAGATAAAGAACAATTGGATATGTTTTCTTCCATCGTAACAGAATCTAAGATAGAAGTTATAGGGCTAGACCTACAGCCATCCCATTATCACGCTCTTGCAGCCATCCAAAAACTATTAACAGCGACAAATTACAATGGGAATATGCAAAGCAATTACTTGTCCAGGGAAACAAATAGCTTTAAATTTGAAGGAAAAGTTCCGAGGATAAAGTTTTCTAGATCTGAGTATCTAGAAGCATATGGAGTGAAAAAGTATAAAACATCTAGAAATAAGAAAGAGTTTGGTGGCAAGGAAGCTCTGATAGCTTTACAAGCCTTGCAGCATCTGGGTTCTCAACCCCACCTAATCATAGCAACCAGAAAAAGATGGGAGAAGGGCGTAGAAGTTGTTGATCGGTACCAAACTTTTTCTCCAATAATCAGGATTTTTGAAGGATGGGAGGGTTTGACCTTAAAGGAAAATGAATATTTAGAAGAAGGAAATTTCCTTAATTTCATAACGACCAAACATAGGGGTTTCATAGTAGAACCTTGCCCTATTCTGATAGATCAAATCGACTCATATTTCATATTGAAACCAGCAAACATTTATCAAGAAATAAAATTAAAATTCCCTAATGCATCAAAATTTACATATACATTTATAGATTGGATTGTTAGTTCTGCAACTAGAAAAAGAATTAGTTGTGGTAAAAATTATGACTGGCCTGAAAAGATAGAGATAAGTTCTGAAAATTTATCTTACGTGTTGAGAATGAATAGATATATAGCTTCCAGAAATTGGAAAAGAATTGATTACTCTATAAAAAGATGTGTGGATATAGCAATAGAACTTGAATGGCTAAACAAGCATGAAACTTTGGAAGGAAAAACCGTTTCTAAGAAGGAAGTATTTTATATAAACAAAGAAAAATTTCATAGAATTTCTAAAAACAACCACATTTCTTTTTAAAAAAAAGAAAAAATAAAACACCCTTAGTTAAAAACAAAAGGTTTAATTATGGGTGATTCTGGTTTTAAATTAAGCGAAAGTCAAAATGTAGTTTTTGCAGATAATATTATGGTTGGTCAGATGAAAAAACCTCTGTCCAAAAACCAAATTATTTTGGGACAAGATGCACTAGATCAGCGAACAACATCTGGCCCAATAGCAGCTAAATTGATAGATGGTGCTGGCATCAAAATCAACTTTCCTCAACAAAACGAAGGAGACCTGTCTTTTGATATAAATGCCGAAACTATAAAAGATGATGTTATAGATAAAATAGGAGATAAATTAACTGATTCTATATCGAATTCTTTAGTTGATAAGGTTATAGGAGAATTAGAATCTAATCCGAACTTTGCTATTAAAAAAGCTTTTAAAACCTACTCTTTTTCTGACATAGTTTTATGTGATGGTCTATTTTCTTCCTCTAATATAAAAACAGATTCTTGTGGTACAGAGGTATGTAAAATAACCATAACTCCCGAGAACGTAAACTCAGCATTTCTTGTTTTCACAAACATCATAGCTTCTAGAAGAGAGGGGACTATAGTTTTATCCTTAACTAGGAGTGGAGACGATTTTCCAAAATCTTTTGGGTTTGGATACTCCAATGGAAATCCAAACTGTTGTCAGTTGAATACGGTTATTTATTCAGAGAGAAAAAATCCAATCACACTAAGTTTAAGGGTCGGCGGAATGGACAGCGGTCCTGTTATAATAAACGGTATGTCTAACGGAGATAAAATCCTTGGAACTAGTGTTTCTTCTACGATCTCTATTTTAGAGGTTACTCCTCAGAACAACGGATAATTATTTTATAAAAAGTTGATTGTTTTTCTGTGTTTTTTTTATAGAAACAACCTTCTGATTATTTTGGGGTTAGAATATGCACAAAGATAACAGTTTTCAAGGAAGTTTTGTAAAGATAATAAGAGAAGTCGGAAAAGATTTTCCAGAACTCAAGCTAAAAACGAAAATATCCAAGCACAGTGTGAAAATATTGAATTCCCCCATGGAATTATACTCGAAAAGCATATCGGCTATACTAAGATTAACAGAAGAAATTCAGAACTCTCTGGATTATTTTCCAGATTCTCCTTTATTAGAACAATTGGAAAGTAATAACGCTAAAATGAAGAAAGCTTTGATAATGCTCGCCTTTGCTAGGAAGGAAATGTTTTCTTAATGACACTCTAACGTTGGAGTTTAAGTGAAAGTAATAACTTTTTGTTCTTTTAAGGGCGGGACTGGGAAAACCACCTTGTCAGCAAATGTTGCTTGCTATTTAGCTGAAAAGAAAAACAAAAAGGTTTTGTTGATTGACCTGGATCCGCAAGCTAATCTGACAACCTATATGTGGGGGGATTCTGCGGATTCTTTTACTTCTTCAGAGCTATTAGTAAATGGGTGGGATTTTGATAGCTTTGTAAAAAAAACTACAACAAAGAACCTAAGCATAATTCCCTCGGAAATAACTTCTGAGGTTTTTAGGAATCAAGCGTCGGGTACTGGATCTTTTTTTCAGGGAAATCTCAGTAATGTTTTAAAGAAATCTTCTAATTTTGATTTCTGTATTATAGATACTCCTCCAAGTTTGGGGTTTCTCGCTAAAGAGGCCTTTTTAGCCGCAGATGGACTAGTTGTTTGTTTATCTCCAGAGCCATTTTCTGTTGTTGGGCTGCATAAGATCAAGGAGTTTTCAGATTCCATCCCTAATCTCAATATAAAGAT
Encoded here:
- a CDS encoding virulence factor, with the translated sequence MHKDNSFQGSFVKIIREVGKDFPELKLKTKISKHSVKILNSPMELYSKSISAILRLTEEIQNSLDYFPDSPLLEQLESNNAKMKKALIMLAFARKEMFS
- a CDS encoding ParA family protein is translated as MKVITFCSFKGGTGKTTLSANVACYLAEKKNKKVLLIDLDPQANLTTYMWGDSADSFTSSELLVNGWDFDSFVKKTTTKNLSIIPSEITSEVFRNQASGTGSFFQGNLSNVLKKSSNFDFCIIDTPPSLGFLAKEAFLAADGLVVCLSPEPFSVVGLHKIKEFSDSIPNLNIKIFGVAISFWETRNSTNNLYINSVNSVFSGNIPRYLIRRDISFSRAILKEKPVFSVYPNSRASSDIKTLSDGIYKEVFSLSLESIR
- a CDS encoding virulence factor, producing MVKNQVIKSSLHLENQKFGRKPILLDKEQLDMFSSIVTESKIEVIGLDLQPSHYHALAAIQKLLTATNYNGNMQSNYLSRETNSFKFEGKVPRIKFSRSEYLEAYGVKKYKTSRNKKEFGGKEALIALQALQHLGSQPHLIIATRKRWEKGVEVVDRYQTFSPIIRIFEGWEGLTLKENEYLEEGNFLNFITTKHRGFIVEPCPILIDQIDSYFILKPANIYQEIKLKFPNASKFTYTFIDWIVSSATRKRISCGKNYDWPEKIEISSENLSYVLRMNRYIASRNWKRIDYSIKRCVDIAIELEWLNKHETLEGKTVSKKEVFYINKEKFHRISKNNHISF
- the pgp3 gene encoding virulence factor Pgp3; translated protein: MGDSGFKLSESQNVVFADNIMVGQMKKPLSKNQIILGQDALDQRTTSGPIAAKLIDGAGIKINFPQQNEGDLSFDINAETIKDDVIDKIGDKLTDSISNSLVDKVIGELESNPNFAIKKAFKTYSFSDIVLCDGLFSSSNIKTDSCGTEVCKITITPENVNSAFLVFTNIIASRREGTIVLSLTRSGDDFPKSFGFGYSNGNPNCCQLNTVIYSERKNPITLSLRVGGMDSGPVIINGMSNGDKILGTSVSSTISILEVTPQNNG
- a CDS encoding replicative DNA helicase; amino-acid sequence: MISSKQEKSDVKEIKDHLDVEYFLLGQAVAFYDQARIVAKELEEEHFQRIGHRIIFSAIKSLVLTGKPCNAHFIWEEIRNFRQEDKVDSSYILSMYCDTADVVELYCYIDFLQERLANRRLGDTLLRASKDFHQHFNRKPSKILIEELQESLKKIQRRFFSFVGSKRESISEILFSPERKEDPLMKKIFDRYNYRQKNQKDFPDSLPFGFRFLDENVSILSEGNYVILAARPSVGKTAFSINLATFLSHQKKIPVGFISLEMSKDQIAERILSNLSSIPSESLRRGNFDRVSLEKLEKVSEELRTTPIYVLGDNCSTINSLLDQARRLKEDFGVKIIFIDYIQLVRSGSKFENRQNEVADVSRQIRILSSELKLPIVCLSQLSRRIEERGNKRPIISDLRDSGQIEQDADSVLFLHKKECYENRDIRKTLIELILSKNRHGPVLSGLLNFDVTTGIFYEKNEKW